The Silene latifolia isolate original U9 population chromosome Y, ASM4854445v1, whole genome shotgun sequence sequence CAAAGAAGATTTCACTCTGCGTGCTATGTTATTATGTACCATAAATGATTTTCCTGCATATGGTAATTTATCTGGTTACTCGGTGAAAGGGAAAAAGGCATGTCCAATATGTGATGATGGTACCGTAGCTCCTCGTCTCACCTATAGTCGCAAGAATGTTTATACTGGTCATCGAAGATTTTTGTCTCGATACCACCCTTATCGTAGGATGAAGAAGGCATTCAATGGAGAGAAGGAGAGTGGAATGGCACCTATTCCACTAGAGGGAGATGAAGTATATGAACAAGTCAAAGATATTAATGTTGTTTTGGAAAGcctaataaatttgaaaagaatGCTAAATATAAGAAGAAGTCTATATTCTGGAATCTTCCATATTGGCAACACATGTCAGTGAGACATTGTATAGACATCATGCATGTAGAAAAGAATGTTGCCGAAAGTCTTATTGGGACTCTTCTCAACATTCCTGGAAAGACTAAAGACGGCTATAAGGCGAGGAAGGACATCGAAGAAATGGGAACAAGGAATGAGCTAGCACCTCAAGAGAAAGGGAAACGTGTATATCTTCCTCCCGCTTGCTACACATTGTCTAAGGAGGAGAAATCTATTATATGTGAGTGTCTTCGTGGCATTAAGGTACCACATAGATATTGTTCAAACATGAAAAATCTTGTTTCCATGAAAGATTTGCGACAGATTGGACTAAAGTCTCATGATAATCATGTGCTAATGCAACAATTTTTACCTGTGTCGATTCGATCCGTTTTACCAAAACCTGTGAGAGTTGCTATTACCAGGCTGTGCTTTTTCTTTAATGCAATATATAGCAAGGTGATTAATCCCGACACACTAGACAAGCTGCAAGCTGATATTGTAGAAACCTTGTGTCAATTCGAGATGTATTTTCCCCCTTCTTTCTTTGATATTTCGGTGCATTTGGTTGTTCATTTGGTTAGAGAGGCTAAACTTTTGGGCCCCGTACATTTAAGAGATATGTATGCGTTTGAGCGATATATGAGAGTTTTGAAAGGGTACACTACCAATAGATATAGGCCAGATGCTAGTATTGTAGAAGGATACATAGCGGCAGAGGTTATAAGATTTTGCACCGACTATCTCGCTGGTGTGCAGCGTGGGCTACCAAAGTCTCGACATGAAGGGAGGCTTGAGGGTAAAGGTACTATCGGAGCAAAATGGGTATCACTTAATCCTCAAGAGCTTAATGATGCTCACTTTCTTGTCTTACAACATCTGACAGAAGCTCATCCTTACATAGAGGAGCACATGAGAATACTGAAGGCAAAATACCCTAAAAAAAATGACAAGTGGTTGGTTGAAGAACACAACAGGTCTTTTgtgaaatggtttagggttaaagTACTTGCTGAGTTATCGTGCACACCAAATGAAGTTGGTGAAACTGTTAAATGGTTAGCTTATGGCCCCAATACTGAATTAAAATCATATGAAGGTTATGATATTAATGGGTATTGTTTTTATACCAAGCGTCAAGATAACAAGAGTACAATGCAGAATAGTGGAGTTACTTTAGTAGCTTCTTCTACTGAATTTAGCAGTGGTACACCTACTTGTAATCAAATGTCATATTATGGGATTATTGAGGACATATGGGAACTTCAGTACACAACATTCATGATTCCATTGTTTAAATGCAAATGGGCAGAAAATAAGAAAGGTGTTCGTGTAGACGAGTATGGTTTCACACTGGTTGATTTTAGTACGCAAGGTTACAAGAATGAGCCTCTTATTATGGCTTCGCAGGCAAAACAAGTGTTCTATATTTCGGATCCTTTGAATGATAAGTGGTGTGTTGTACTTCAAGGCAAGAGACGTATTCTTGGAGTGGATGATGTAGTGGACGAGGAAGAatatgatgattttgatgatattcCCCCATTTTCGGAGGGTTTGCCTTCAATGCCGGTTGAAGATAACTTGGAAACTAATTATGTACGAGTAGATCATAATGAGGGTATCTGGGAAGATAGAGATGAAACAGGAAAttaatattatcgttattaaaGCTAAAATGATTGATAGTGATATGCTGTTTAATACAATAACATATTTACTATAATATTTTCCGGTTTTActactttatattgtttatttcttTTTGGTAAATGATTATTAATTTCATTAAACCAAGCATTGTTAACACATCTAGATGAACATCCCACACCCCCATTATCCTTTGATTAACTTGCAGCTTGATTCTTTCCACAACCACATCAGGTCTTCAGGTCTTCTTGTCTTCATCTTGTCACTCTGTGCTTCCATGAAGCACAACAAGCTGCGTTCCTCATACTCCAAATATTGTTATATTGCATGACTATGTTTTACTGTATAGGTTTTGTACGATGGAGGATCATGATGCTTCAGGTGGAGATAAGACAAATGAAAATTCAGGTGGAGATAAGACAAAGAAGCAAACTCAGACAAAGAATCGAACTCGAGGACCAACTACTTTAAAGAAGGAGGAGGATAAAGGTCCGTTTCTTCTACAGTGGGATAAAGCTGGTTTTCCAACAGGGATTTACGCAACTAAATTTGCAAGCTACTGTGGTAAGAAGGTTCGATGTCAAGTGAACATTAACTTTGATGACTGGGATAAAGATGTAGAAGATAGTCTTAAAGATTTGCTCTGGAAAGATATTTCGGTACGTATTATGTTCATGTCTTATATTagctattattatttttgttgtcATGGTGTCAGCACCAGAATCAGAATAATCAGACCTACTCAATAAGTTTCAATGAATGAATTGAAGTACATTAAAACGATGTGTCCTGTTGATTCGATGAAAACGAACTTGACCCTAACTGACCTTTATGTGAATTATCTGTCCAAATGCTGGTAACAAGTAATGTTGTTGAGTAGTTGTCATTACTGTTGGCAAAATACATTTTTTACGTTAAACTGATTGTTATAGTGTGAGTCTAAAAGGGCAGTTGTGTTTAAATTCTGATGCAAGTAATGGTTTGGTCATAACTTATCAGGTCATCTTACAATTTCTTTATCGCAGGCAAAATATTTAGTCAATGAGACACACAAGAAGGACGTACTAATCAATTGTGGAGAAAAGTGGAGAGATTTCAAGGGTAAATTGACTAGAAAGTACATTCGAAATAAACATCCAAAATATGACTCCCCTGCTGATTGTTATAGTTTCATTGAGCCTGCTGATTGGGAGAAATTTAAAGCTTACCGAGAGTCAGATGAATTTAAGGTGATAATTGTCATACTTATGTAATTTCTTTTTCAGGTAATCATATTATCATCTGAAATAATTCCGTAATTCTTATTTTAAACATATTTCtactttattttcttttaatgtAGGAGAAGAGTAAAAAAGCCGCCGAAAGTATAAAGCATAATGAGCATCCTCATGTAATGGGTAGACGAGGATACAATCAAAGGATTCCTGAGTGGATAGCTTCATCTTCAAATTCTGATGAAGTTATTGATCGTAGTTGGTATTGGATAAAGGGAAGGACTAAGTCAACTGATGGGGAAGTTCCAAATGAGAAGattcaaaaagttcaagaagaaatGGTATATACTTGATACTTAACTGTGTTGAACTGACCTTTCTTAACCAGTTTATGAGCACATTATTGTCATCAGAAATGATTTAACCTTCACTAACAACTTCTTCCTTTGCCTTGATTTTTTTATTTATAATCCcttatgttattttttttaataataatcttGGTTGAATGGCGAAAGAAGGTAAAGTCAGGAGAATTTGTTCCTCATAGGTATGATGATGTCTTGTCACGTAGTCTAAAAAAGAAGGAACATTCTGGTCGAGTGAGAGGTTTCCCAGGCGGAGTTACTATCAAGGATATGTTTGGTACATCACATGGAACTTCTCATAGGGATGTGGGGATTTCTGATCAACAAGTAGCCGAAATAACTGAAAGAGTACGAAATGATACTATAAAGTCCTTAAGCTCTCTAATTCGACAGGAGGCTCGACAAGAGGCTGTGGGTATGTTGAAGCTAATGGGCTTAAAAGTACCTGAAAATATGGATGAACTCCAAGGTAGTTGTCAATCGGCGAACCCGGAGAAAAGCATAGAGATGAGCAAAGAAAGACAACCAAATCCTACTGAAATTAAGGTGTGTGACTAGAATATTTTGTGATAGAAAAGTCTACTTACATAGTTACATATATAGAATTAAACTTTGCCTTTAAACCTTGCATACAATTATAAAAGTAACAGTCTTCCCTCGATGAATGGAAAATGCGCAACTTGAGCTCTCTGAGTTAGTCATGTAATTGAATAATATTGAGCAGTCAAAGTACTACTCCATATAACTACTGACCTTGAAGTTTAACTTGggttagaatttttttttttttttttatgctgcTGCAATTTGAGGACGACATGGAGTTGGGTTGTTCTTCCCATCAAAGCATACTAGTACCCTTAGTCGTATATATTGTATTATCTGTATTAATACATAAATCTTCCGATATTGTAGGAGCCAACTAAGTGTCGCCTAACTTGTATGCATGATGGAGAGACTTTCAACGTTGCCATAGGTACAGTTTACCCACCATCAGAAGATAGCATTCCGGTCATTCATGGTACACCGCTATTAACTGGTAATGCAAGGGTTTCCGTTGATAAAATTTTGGAAGGTACTGCCCCACTTCCTTTTCCTACAATATATCATGAACGTGTTGGTGACGCAATAGGAAGTTTTGTTCAGTGGTCAAAGGAACAAATCATTGTTGGGGAGGTACAAataatatatatacatatataactTTAATTAAGTTCACTTCAGGCATTTTTTATTATTTGGTTTTATTAATAATGACATTTTTAAAATAGGAGTCTTCTACTGGTGGTAATCTATCAGTCGCTAGTAAGGGAAAACAAGCGTCGAAAAGTTCTGGCATCAAATCACCAATCAAGCCCAACTTTGATGAGTATATATCAAGTATGAGTATAGAATGTCAAAAGTTACATGATTACCTAGCCCTAATGAGGCTTGAGGCAAAGGTGTTTAAAGTTGTACTCTCGTCGAAGATTTTTCATTTGAAGGAGAATAAATCTTTGTCTGTCACCGAAGAAGATATCATGCAACTTTTTCGAATGGACTTTTTAAATGTGTTATCTATTCAAGTGTGGATGCTGTaagataaatatgaatttattttacataataatatattttttttagccTGGTATTTAAGGTGCTATTTTCATGTGTACAAAGGTTTTTACAAAAGTTTTGTGAGGAGCAGAATCATGAAGGCCTGTCCAGTGTTGGATTTTTGTGCCCGACAATCATGTCTCAGATGGGAACTGATAAAGAAGTTAACGATGAAGTAATGAATTACGTGGAGTGCAGCTTGCTTAAGATGCGTGGTGTTCGTATCATATTTGCTCCATTTTGTCAAGGGTAAGTCTTATCTTTTTTGTCTATTTTGTTTTTAGCAATTGATTATTGGGCACCAATTGTGTTGCTGAATCTGGTAAAACTTCCTCTTGTTGATTCGTCTTTCTCTATTTCATGAAGATTTTGTTGTTTCCTTTAAATATTCAAAGCACCCACTTTCAAAGACATCATTTTTGGGGAATCAATGAATAGATGCTTAACAAGACCTGGAAATTATAGAGGTTAACAACCATTATAAGACGGACCAAATATTCCAAGTACTTATTCAAAAGTAGATATGCTCAACATGGTATCAACTTGGAGATGCTTGAATTGTCTGACAATTGATGTTAATTAAGATTATTTCTTGTTTAGAATCTTTAATTTAGATGGATTTATTATATACTTGGTGTAAAAAGAATGATTCACAGGTTAATACATTTTGAGATTTTTAGCAAGTTTGAAAGGGTATATGAATATGTCTTGTTTTGACCACAACTGAGTTGCGCATCTGTTTCAAAAGCAGCGGTTTTGCCATTTTGTCTAGAATTAATATGGCCAGCTATGTTATGTGCTTTTCATAGGTTTTTAATTCCATTATGCTGTTTCAACGCCAAGAGGACTATAAGATGCTCATTGAACTACCCTATGCAATTGAACTTTATCCTTGCTACCATTTTTAATCTCTCTTCGCCTTAACTGTTAGGAGTAAGGACTAACTTTGTggaatttctgttttttttaccTTTATTGGACAGAGATCACTGGTTTCTAGCTGTTATTTGTCCGTTAATTCATGAGGCCTATTTCTGTGATCCAAAGGCAACATCAAAGCGAGATGTCTCCTTTAAGCACTTGATACAGATGTAAGTGTTtgcatattatatttttttttgctaaaatgtgtCATATTGTTCACTGATTTTATCTTTTGTGAACATGCTGTGCGACCCCAGTCAAGAGTGATAAATATCTTTTGGCTGACAAGTTGTATGGTTTCTGCCAGAGATTGGAAGTTAAGCTTTGATTAAAACAATTTTTGGGTATGTATGGTTTCTGCCAGAGATTCAGATTTGGGTTTGtcttaaaaaaatataaaagattGGGGCAAATCTATGCTTTTATTTAGAGATGACTCCGAAGTTCAGATAATCCTTTGTTTATAGCTGTGTATCGGTAGCCCAGTCTACTCGCAGACGACACGAACATGAATGTAAATCTATTGATTCATGGTGATTAATATTgatggtgtttttttttttgggtgggtTATTTTTACCCATTCCTTTCCTTATCAAAACAAACATGAATGTAAATCTAAGGGGATCCATTTTCTTACCTTTCTTTTTCCCttcttaccctttcttgatttcattctctttccctttcccgAACCAAACGCCCCTTAATACTTTTGTTTTGGTTCTTTCGAGGCGCAGTGCATTTCGATCTTTTAGGGCTAAGGCAGGTTCCACATTGAAGTCAGGCTTATCAATGAAATGGAGTAACCTTGTTGTAAGTCCATatcaattataaatattatttgtcTTAGCATTATTGTTGCTACTTTTCTTATTTCTTATATTATAATTAGTTTGTTTTTGCGCTGATTCTAGTTAAAtacgttgttgttgttggtagtTTGTTTGCTTATGGTGATTTTGGTTTTGTTTAAtcttttttaaataaattttttcgGTACAGTGTCATCAACAAACTCAACAAACTAGAAGCACAGAGTGTGGCTATTATGTGATGCGGTACATGTTAGATATAGTGAGACGCTACCAGAACATTAAAGATCATAAGAAGGTATTTTTCATTCTATCTAGCTAAGCTACTAGTCAAAATGTAGGATTAAATATTGAACTTTTGTTTTCTGGTTCTAATAAGTACGTACTTTGATTTATTGATAGTGGTTTGGATCAAAAACTTCATATACGATTGAAGAGATCAACGAGGTTCGAGACTTGTGGGCTACTTATTTTATGGACAATCTTCTTTAGTAATTATGTATTGACACAAAAAACGTTATTGGTTTAGTTTTAATTTGTAGCGGATAATGGCACAAGAATTACTCTTTTACGGTTATTTTTGGAATTGTCGCGGATAATGTATTTTTGGAATTTGTAGCGGATAATGTATGCATCTTTATGAATATTGTCTAGGTTATTGGATTGATTTTGAGTTGCAGGAGGCCAGGTTTACCATATGGTAATATGACTGATCATCTATAATAGGCTGTACAATCGTATAGCCagcgttttttttttaaaaaaaaattaatatgatTTAGGGCTACGGTTAAAAAATACAACCGTTGTCTTATATTAACATATGGCTACGGTTAAAAGATACAACCGTGGTCTTAGATTAACATAAGGCTACGGTTAACATATATAACCGTAGCCTTAGATTAGCATAAGGCTACGGTTAAAATGAGTGACCGTAGCCAAAACTTACATTTGGCTACAGCTAATGACCGTAGCCGTTGGTTGTTGATCTAAGGCAACGCCCCGATTTACCACGGTTGTGGAACCGTGGCCAAAAGGGCTTTTTAACCGTAGCCAAAAGTCATTTCTGTACTAGTGGGAGTATTCATGGGATAGATCTATGCTTAATAAGTTCacatgaatgcttgcttattgtacttttaccttatgcacgtgttatgtttgatgaaatgcttgattatTGACAACCTAGCGtgattctcttatcttttcaacaagacttgtaagacataaattaactcaaggcttgttagaccatgcatatagttaaatAAGGAGAACCAAGTCGATGTAGGTGCTGTAAAGTTATGATCAACTCGCTCTGAGAACTaagtctccctaggaattgtaagacataagctaactcgattccaacacaATAATAATTGTTTGCATCTATATGACTCATTTATACGATTTTACCATGATTtacctatgaacccatgacaccctagtgcttttaatcgaTTCTTTACATCCCTATTTACTTGCCTTGTtatccatttgtttacatttccattaTAGTAGTGTATTTTACAACtcaaaccaaattgtgacacttgcataaattgagatagataggctaagaacccaaaacacacagtcccgtggatcgacctcgacttaaccacttactagttgtttcttgagaatataaatgtgtttgattaagtCAACAACGAGTCGCTCACATCAACAACCAATTCACTtgcaaaatacccggcattctcaccatatggcagccatgtatctttatcccattgtaaaagATTAGATAtatttgaatttattg is a genomic window containing:
- the LOC141627242 gene encoding uncharacterized protein LOC141627242 gives rise to the protein MEDHDASGGDKTNENSGGDKTKKQTQTKNRTRGPTTLKKEEDKGPFLLQWDKAGFPTGIYATKFASYCGKKVRCQVNINFDDWDKDVEDSLKDLLWKDISAKYLVNETHKKDVLINCGEKWRDFKGKLTRKYIRNKHPKYDSPADCYSFIEPADWEKFKAYRESDEFKEKSKKAAESIKHNEHPHVMGRRGYNQRIPEWIASSSNSDEVIDRSWYWIKGRTKSTDGEVPNEKIQKVQEEMVYT